One window of the Sporomusaceae bacterium genome contains the following:
- the thiE gene encoding thiamine phosphate synthase: MNQRKGMENFLAGGIYGITDDALSRGRSSMDVVRLLLAAGIRVIQYREKSKPERAMYEECRVIRDLTAGAGATFIVNDHVALAMAVGADGVHIGQDDLPPVTVRELVGPAMVIGLSTHAREQAREAEKLAGVIDYIGVGPVFATGTKLDAAAPVGLALLEYVAANISLPYVAIGGVKEGNIAAVRRRGAGMIAIVSEIVGADDIPARVAALRAAMA, translated from the coding sequence ATGAATCAACGTAAAGGGATGGAGAATTTTCTTGCCGGCGGAATTTACGGCATTACGGACGATGCGCTGTCCCGCGGGCGCAGCAGCATGGACGTGGTTCGGCTGCTGCTGGCCGCCGGCATTAGGGTGATCCAGTACCGCGAGAAGAGCAAACCGGAGCGTGCGATGTACGAGGAATGCCGCGTTATCCGCGACCTTACGGCGGGTGCGGGGGCGACCTTTATCGTCAACGACCATGTGGCGCTGGCGATGGCGGTCGGGGCGGACGGCGTTCACATCGGCCAGGACGACCTGCCGCCCGTGACGGTGCGCGAGCTCGTCGGCCCCGCTATGGTCATCGGCCTGTCGACTCACGCGCGGGAGCAGGCCAGGGAGGCCGAGAAGCTGGCCGGCGTGATCGACTACATCGGCGTCGGCCCGGTATTCGCGACCGGCACGAAATTGGACGCCGCCGCGCCGGTGGGGCTCGCTCTGCTGGAGTACGTGGCTGCCAATATCAGTCTCCCGTACGTCGCCATCGGCGGCGTGAAGGAGGGCAATATCGCCGCAGTGCGCCGCCGGGGCGCGGGGATGATTGCCATTGTGTCCGAGATCGTCGGCGCGGACGATATCCCCGCCAGGGTAGCCGCCCTGCGCGCCGCCATGGCGTAA
- a CDS encoding Nif3-like dinuclear metal center hexameric protein, with protein MPVKCRTIMAALERLAPRELAAGWDNVGLLVGSPEQEIASLLVALDVTPEVAERAAADGVDLIVAHHPLIFKNLSAVRTDTPQGRTLAALLAAGVAVYAAHTNLDVAEGGVNDCLAAKLGLAELRPLAVEGRERLLKLAVFVPEDHGEAVRAAITAAGAGHIGNYSHCTFQTAGTGTFLPLDGARPFIGEQGKLEYAAEYRLETIMPESVADAVVDAMLKAHPYEEVAYDLYALTNPGRAFGLGRVGRLDAPEPFAAFVRRLKDALGVEQVRVAGPADREVGTVAVCGGSGASLLAAASGAGADVLVTGDVKYHEALEAAAVGLTLVDAGHFATERPVVAALAAHLEACAAQNGWDVAIRTETFSRDVFRVW; from the coding sequence ATGCCTGTGAAGTGCCGGACAATAATGGCGGCGCTGGAACGGCTGGCGCCGCGCGAGCTGGCGGCCGGCTGGGACAATGTCGGCCTGCTGGTCGGCAGCCCCGAGCAGGAGATCGCCTCGCTGCTGGTGGCTCTTGACGTGACGCCGGAGGTGGCGGAGCGGGCGGCGGCCGACGGGGTCGACCTGATCGTCGCCCACCATCCGCTGATCTTCAAAAATCTGTCCGCCGTCCGCACCGACACGCCCCAGGGCCGGACGCTGGCCGCGCTGCTGGCGGCCGGCGTCGCCGTGTACGCCGCCCATACAAACCTCGACGTTGCCGAGGGCGGCGTGAACGATTGTCTGGCTGCTAAACTCGGCCTTGCGGAGCTGCGCCCGCTGGCGGTCGAAGGCCGGGAGCGGCTGCTGAAGCTGGCGGTGTTCGTGCCGGAGGACCATGGGGAGGCGGTGCGTGCGGCCATCACTGCGGCTGGCGCCGGCCATATCGGCAATTACAGCCATTGCACCTTCCAGACGGCCGGTACTGGTACGTTCCTGCCCCTGGATGGCGCCCGGCCGTTTATCGGCGAGCAGGGCAAACTGGAATACGCGGCCGAGTACCGGCTGGAAACGATAATGCCCGAGAGCGTCGCCGACGCGGTCGTAGACGCTATGCTCAAGGCCCACCCCTATGAGGAGGTGGCCTACGATCTATACGCGCTTACCAACCCCGGCCGGGCTTTCGGGCTGGGACGGGTGGGCCGCCTGGACGCTCCCGAACCTTTCGCGGCCTTCGTCCGCCGGCTCAAAGACGCGCTTGGCGTCGAGCAGGTCAGAGTCGCTGGACCGGCAGACCGTGAGGTCGGGACTGTGGCGGTGTGCGGCGGCAGTGGCGCCAGTTTGCTGGCGGCGGCGTCCGGCGCCGGGGCCGACGTTTTGGTTACCGGGGATGTCAAGTATCACGAGGCGCTGGAGGCGGCGGCCGTCGGCCTGACGCTGGTCGACGCCGGCCATTTCGCGACCGAGCGCCCGGTCGTCGCGGCCTTAGCCGCTCATCTGGAGGCGTGCGCCGCCCAAAACGGCTGGGATGTGGCCATAAGGACCGAAACCTTTTCCCGCGATGTATTCCGCGTTTGGTGA
- a CDS encoding class I SAM-dependent methyltransferase, producing the protein MKLSKRLATIAALVPPGSRLADIGTDHAYLPVYLVSEGIVPSAVAGEVNQGPFRAAGEALARVGLTDRIDLRFGDGLAVLAPGEVDTAVIAGMGGPTIVEILDARPEVTASLSCLVLQPMLGGGVVRRWLASAGWHIVAEALVEEDGRLYEVIAAAPGAAEEYEEILLDIGPLLWARRHPLLGTHVAALLAQARRVAAEMAVSPQAVSSPKYREYLAKITQLEDRYACL; encoded by the coding sequence GTGAAACTCAGCAAGCGCCTGGCGACGATAGCGGCCTTAGTGCCGCCGGGCAGCCGCCTGGCGGACATCGGCACCGATCACGCTTATCTGCCCGTTTATCTGGTTAGCGAAGGCATTGTGCCGTCCGCGGTGGCCGGCGAAGTAAATCAGGGCCCGTTCCGGGCGGCCGGTGAGGCGCTGGCCAGGGTCGGCCTGACCGACCGGATCGATCTCCGTTTCGGCGACGGGTTGGCGGTGCTGGCCCCCGGCGAGGTGGACACGGCCGTGATCGCCGGTATGGGCGGCCCGACGATCGTGGAGATACTTGATGCCCGTCCGGAGGTTACGGCGTCGCTGTCGTGCCTCGTCCTCCAGCCGATGCTGGGCGGGGGTGTCGTCCGCCGCTGGCTGGCGTCGGCGGGCTGGCATATCGTGGCCGAGGCTCTTGTCGAGGAGGACGGCCGCCTGTACGAGGTTATTGCCGCCGCGCCCGGAGCGGCGGAGGAATACGAAGAAATACTGTTAGACATCGGCCCGCTGCTGTGGGCCAGGCGGCATCCGCTGCTCGGGACCCATGTGGCGGCGCTGCTGGCGCAGGCGAGGCGGGTGGCGGCGGAGATGGCCGTCAGCCCGCAGGCGGTGTCTTCCCCCAAGTACCGGGAGTATCTGGCGAAAATTACCCAGTTGGAGGATAGATACGCATGCCTGTGA
- the thpR gene encoding RNA 2',3'-cyclic phosphodiesterase, giving the protein MRLFVGIEFPEKSLAALEAVQAKLRGNSQRGRFKRRENFHITLKFLGEVPAADVPLLGPQLAAAASAGGPFAIGLGRLGQFGGGVPVRTVWVDVAGDTAALAALQGRVEQALAGCGFPPEQRAWRPHITLAQDVVPLPGAPPWGAYKVDGALFTVREFALILSEEVDRRRVYTPIEQFTLPG; this is encoded by the coding sequence ATGCGCCTGTTCGTCGGCATCGAGTTTCCGGAAAAAAGCCTCGCCGCCCTGGAGGCCGTCCAGGCGAAGCTGCGCGGCAACAGCCAGCGGGGACGGTTCAAGCGACGCGAGAATTTCCACATTACGCTGAAGTTCCTCGGCGAGGTGCCGGCGGCCGATGTGCCGCTGCTCGGACCGCAACTGGCCGCGGCCGCTTCGGCCGGCGGCCCGTTCGCCATCGGCCTCGGCCGGCTGGGCCAGTTCGGCGGCGGCGTGCCCGTGCGGACGGTGTGGGTGGACGTGGCCGGCGATACGGCGGCGCTCGCGGCGCTGCAGGGCAGGGTGGAGCAGGCTCTGGCCGGGTGCGGGTTCCCGCCGGAGCAGCGGGCGTGGCGGCCGCACATCACCCTTGCCCAGGATGTCGTGCCCCTGCCGGGCGCGCCGCCCTGGGGCGCTTATAAGGTCGACGGCGCGCTTTTCACGGTGCGCGAATTTGCCCTTATCCTCAGCGAGGAGGTCGACCGCCGGCGGGTCTACACGCCGATCGAGCAGTTTACCCTGCCGGGCTGA
- the rpoD gene encoding RNA polymerase sigma factor RpoD: MSEKKNIQAEHVNELLHKGKKRGGMLTYAEIMDTLQNEDLTPDEIDDMYEVFSNKGIEIVDEVPDVEALDDADISETPEEVDIDLTIPEGVSIDDPVRMYLKEIGRVPLLSADEEIELAKRMGAGDEEAKRRLAEANLRLVVSIAKRYVGRGMLFLDLIQEGNLGLIKAVEKFDYNKGFKFSTYATWWIRQAITRAIADQARTIRIPVHMVETINKLIRVSRQLLQELGREPVPEEIAKEMDVSVERVREIMKIAQEPVSLETPIGEEEDSHLGDFIEDQDAPAPAEAASFMLLKEQLEEVLETLTPREEKVLRLRFGLDDGRARTLEEVGQHFGVTRERIRQIEAKALRKLRHPSRSKKLKDFLE, translated from the coding sequence ATGAGCGAGAAGAAGAATATACAAGCAGAACATGTCAATGAGTTGCTGCACAAGGGCAAGAAACGCGGCGGCATGCTGACTTATGCAGAAATCATGGATACTCTCCAGAACGAGGACCTCACTCCCGACGAAATCGACGATATGTATGAGGTCTTTTCCAACAAAGGGATCGAGATAGTTGACGAGGTCCCCGATGTTGAAGCCCTGGATGACGCGGATATCTCCGAGACGCCGGAAGAGGTGGACATCGATCTTACCATTCCTGAAGGGGTCAGTATCGACGATCCTGTCCGGATGTATCTCAAGGAGATCGGCCGGGTGCCGCTGCTGTCGGCGGACGAGGAAATCGAGCTTGCCAAGCGCATGGGCGCAGGCGACGAGGAGGCCAAACGCCGCCTGGCGGAAGCCAACCTGCGTCTGGTGGTCAGCATAGCAAAACGCTATGTCGGCAGGGGGATGCTGTTCCTGGATCTCATCCAGGAGGGCAACCTCGGCCTTATCAAGGCTGTCGAGAAGTTCGACTACAACAAGGGTTTCAAATTCAGCACCTACGCGACCTGGTGGATTCGCCAGGCCATCACCCGGGCTATCGCCGACCAGGCCCGCACCATCCGCATTCCGGTGCATATGGTGGAGACGATCAACAAGCTGATCCGCGTGTCCCGCCAGCTCCTGCAGGAGCTGGGGCGCGAGCCGGTCCCGGAGGAGATCGCCAAGGAGATGGATGTCAGCGTCGAGCGGGTGCGGGAGATTATGAAGATCGCCCAGGAACCCGTGTCGCTGGAGACCCCCATCGGCGAAGAGGAAGATTCGCACCTCGGCGATTTTATCGAGGACCAGGACGCGCCGGCGCCGGCTGAGGCAGCTTCCTTCATGCTTCTCAAGGAGCAGCTTGAGGAAGTGTTGGAGACGCTCACGCCCAGAGAGGAAAAGGTGCTCAGACTGCGTTTCGGCCTGGACGACGGGCGGGCGCGGACGCTGGAGGAAGTGGGCCAGCATTTCGGCGTCACCCGCGAGCGCATCCGCCAGATAGAGGCCAAGGCGCTCCGCAAGCTGCGCCATCCGAGCCGCAGTAAGAAGCTGAAGGATTTCCTGGAATAG
- the dnaG gene encoding DNA primase, translating into MKDAVFDDFIDRLRSQSDIVSVISEYVPLKKRGKNYWGCCPFHHEKTPSFSVTPDKGFFYCFGCQTGGNVFNFIMKLENLTFMEAVKKLAAKMNVPVPEKEKTEHERQVEREMAGLLKANATASDFFHSCLTNTGYGKAAREYLKARGIDDETIAAFRLGFAPKAWDKLTVALTGRGFTAETLAKAGLAVARTGGDGVYDRFRDRIMFPIADARGRVIGFGGRVMDGSQPKYLNTSETPVFNKRYVLYGFDLAYQAIKQAGRAIVVEGYMDLIALHASGIKNAVASLGTSFTAEQARQLARNASEIYFAYDSDAAGQNATLRALATVRALGLAVRVIVLPDGKDPDEFIRKHGADAFRALMDQAPALLAYQVGQALQANDYSDASGKMGVLAQAIPALAEAPDLAEVNEHIRMLSQTLGIHEDDIRREIRKIQQKDKAANRGQNSSVFSLSQKLAPKAVAAERQLIRLMLEDGSVVPYVQAELNSEDIQGGERKTIINSLFTAYNMGKSPAADSLAISLPEAAATELSNIMVMEIQLSDISRVVDDCIRIIRVARLEPLIMVHSLRAEEFLRLGDESNYRQELAESQRIKDEISKLHHS; encoded by the coding sequence ATGAAAGACGCTGTTTTCGACGATTTTATCGACAGGCTGCGCTCCCAGAGCGATATAGTCAGTGTCATCTCCGAATACGTACCGCTGAAAAAACGGGGGAAGAACTACTGGGGCTGCTGCCCGTTCCACCATGAGAAAACACCGTCCTTTTCCGTGACGCCCGACAAAGGTTTTTTTTATTGCTTCGGGTGTCAGACTGGCGGCAATGTTTTCAACTTCATTATGAAGCTGGAGAACCTGACTTTCATGGAAGCGGTCAAGAAATTGGCGGCGAAGATGAACGTGCCCGTGCCGGAGAAGGAAAAGACCGAGCACGAGCGGCAGGTGGAGCGGGAGATGGCCGGCCTGCTGAAGGCCAACGCCACGGCGAGCGATTTTTTCCATTCCTGTCTCACCAATACGGGTTATGGCAAGGCGGCCAGGGAATATCTCAAGGCCCGGGGGATTGACGATGAGACGATCGCCGCTTTCAGGCTGGGCTTTGCCCCCAAGGCGTGGGATAAGCTGACGGTCGCTCTGACCGGCCGCGGCTTTACCGCCGAAACGCTGGCGAAGGCCGGTCTGGCGGTGGCGCGGACGGGCGGCGACGGCGTGTACGATCGTTTCCGGGACCGGATCATGTTTCCGATCGCCGACGCGCGGGGCAGGGTTATCGGCTTCGGCGGCCGGGTTATGGACGGCAGCCAGCCCAAGTATCTCAACACGTCCGAGACGCCGGTTTTCAACAAGCGCTATGTCCTGTACGGCTTTGACCTCGCCTATCAGGCCATCAAGCAGGCCGGCCGGGCGATTGTCGTCGAAGGGTACATGGATCTGATCGCGCTCCATGCCAGCGGCATCAAGAACGCCGTCGCGTCGCTCGGCACGTCGTTCACTGCCGAGCAGGCCAGGCAACTGGCGCGTAACGCCAGCGAGATTTATTTCGCTTATGACAGCGACGCCGCCGGCCAGAACGCCACACTGCGGGCGCTGGCGACCGTGCGGGCGCTGGGGCTCGCCGTGAGGGTCATCGTTCTGCCGGACGGCAAGGATCCGGACGAGTTTATCAGAAAGCACGGCGCCGACGCCTTCCGCGCCCTTATGGACCAGGCGCCCGCGCTGCTCGCTTATCAGGTCGGCCAGGCGCTGCAGGCGAACGACTACTCCGACGCCTCAGGCAAGATGGGCGTTCTCGCCCAGGCCATCCCGGCGCTGGCCGAGGCTCCCGATCTGGCGGAAGTCAACGAGCATATCAGGATGCTGTCCCAGACGCTCGGCATCCACGAGGATGATATCCGGCGGGAGATACGCAAGATTCAGCAAAAGGATAAAGCTGCCAACCGCGGGCAGAATAGTAGCGTGTTCAGTCTGTCGCAGAAGCTGGCGCCGAAGGCGGTGGCGGCCGAGCGGCAGCTCATCCGCCTGATGCTGGAGGACGGTTCCGTCGTTCCTTACGTCCAGGCGGAGCTGAATAGCGAAGATATTCAGGGCGGAGAGCGGAAAACGATAATCAATTCGCTGTTTACTGCGTATAATATGGGAAAAAGTCCCGCCGCCGACAGTTTGGCTATCAGTCTGCCGGAGGCGGCAGCCACCGAGTTGTCGAATATTATGGTAATGGAGATACAGCTCAGCGACATTTCCCGCGTTGTCGACGATTGTATCAGGATTATAAGGGTAGCCCGTCTGGAGCCACTGATCATGGTTCATAGTCTGCGGGCCGAGGAATTTCTACGTTTGGGGGACGAAAGCAACTATCGGCAGGAATTAGCCGAAAGTCAGCGAATAAAAGATGAAATTAGCAAATTGCACCATTCATGA
- a CDS encoding HD domain-containing protein: MGLHNYLVFVRKLNNMGRWATEFMHQRTTVSEHSFLVAQIGQMLALIEEENGGKVDWGRLFRKLINHDVIESITGDILSTTKYKNPELSASLAIIEKELAEETLFAEMEQPYCTLYRELLFDGKDDSLEGQILRAADNIDALMECIFEVKLNNIGLFEEKYHAILKKLKASNLVSVRYFIANVLPGLVADCERLAKKIPGK; this comes from the coding sequence GTGGGGCTGCATAATTATCTCGTTTTTGTGCGCAAACTCAACAATATGGGCCGGTGGGCGACCGAATTCATGCATCAGCGGACGACGGTGAGTGAGCATTCCTTTCTTGTCGCCCAGATCGGCCAGATGCTGGCGCTGATCGAGGAGGAGAACGGCGGCAAGGTCGACTGGGGCCGGCTGTTCCGCAAGCTTATCAATCACGATGTCATCGAGTCGATAACCGGCGATATTCTCAGCACGACGAAATACAAGAATCCCGAGCTTTCGGCATCCCTCGCCATTATCGAGAAGGAGCTGGCGGAGGAGACGCTTTTTGCCGAGATGGAGCAGCCTTACTGTACGCTGTACCGCGAGCTGCTGTTCGACGGCAAGGACGACAGCCTGGAGGGCCAGATCCTGCGGGCCGCCGACAATATCGACGCGCTGATGGAGTGCATCTTCGAGGTCAAGCTTAACAATATCGGGCTATTCGAGGAAAAGTACCACGCCATCCTCAAGAAACTGAAGGCGAGCAATCTGGTCAGCGTCCGGTATTTCATCGCCAACGTGCTGCCCGGGTTGGTGGCCGATTGCGAAAGACTGGCAAAGAAGATTCCGGGGAAATAA
- a CDS encoding LptA/OstA family protein, with the protein MKRKTLLVTLLALFLLTGIACAAPAKPIIKADKTYFDINTGLYVLKGNVYIEVKDRIITAGMARVSVASLEVWGTEGVTVTQGDICFTGHDVYVFGMQDKAKIDGGVTFKRTGLSITADRVEFNWNSKLGVFSGNVRVTQNDATWTADRVTYNVETNTIVQPTIPITAGAGE; encoded by the coding sequence ATGAAACGAAAAACACTGCTCGTCACCCTCCTGGCCCTTTTCCTGCTCACCGGCATAGCCTGCGCCGCTCCGGCGAAACCGATCATCAAAGCCGACAAAACCTATTTCGACATAAACACGGGCCTCTATGTCCTCAAGGGCAACGTCTACATAGAAGTGAAGGACCGGATCATCACCGCCGGCATGGCCAGAGTCAGCGTGGCCTCGCTTGAGGTCTGGGGCACCGAAGGCGTCACCGTCACCCAGGGCGACATCTGCTTCACCGGCCACGACGTCTACGTATTCGGCATGCAGGACAAGGCCAAGATCGACGGCGGCGTCACCTTCAAACGCACCGGCCTGTCCATAACCGCCGACCGGGTCGAGTTCAACTGGAACAGCAAACTCGGCGTTTTCAGCGGCAACGTGCGAGTAACCCAGAACGACGCCACCTGGACCGCGGACAGAGTAACCTACAACGTCGAAACCAACACCATCGTCCAGCCGACCATCCCGATAACGGCGGGAGCCGGCGAATAA
- the lepB gene encoding signal peptidase I has protein sequence MSIMRETGEWLQTFVLAAAIALVINIFAFQPTRVMGQSMEPTFHEGQRIYLSKVAHALGTLPGYGDIVVIDSRVDRTRKFADDLAEPVSNVVTLVKGGVPANHIWVKRVIGLPGDVLEFRDGKVYRNGKPLAEAYVKEPMRYSSPGKVTVPAGHVFVMGDNRNNSSDSRFIGSIPVGHILGVMLF, from the coding sequence ATGAGTATCATGCGTGAAACCGGCGAATGGCTGCAAACTTTCGTCCTCGCAGCCGCCATCGCTCTGGTTATCAATATTTTCGCTTTTCAGCCCACCAGGGTAATGGGGCAGTCGATGGAGCCGACCTTCCACGAAGGCCAGCGGATTTATCTTTCCAAGGTGGCCCATGCTTTGGGCACGTTGCCCGGTTACGGCGATATCGTGGTTATCGACAGCCGTGTCGACCGCACCCGCAAGTTCGCCGACGATCTGGCCGAGCCGGTGAGCAACGTCGTGACGCTCGTCAAGGGCGGCGTCCCCGCCAACCATATCTGGGTGAAACGGGTGATCGGCCTGCCGGGCGACGTGCTTGAATTCAGGGACGGCAAGGTTTACCGCAACGGCAAGCCGCTGGCCGAAGCTTACGTCAAGGAGCCGATGCGCTATTCTTCGCCCGGCAAGGTGACGGTGCCGGCCGGACATGTTTTCGTGATGGGCGACAACCGCAACAATTCCAGCGACAGCCGCTTCATCGGCAGCATCCCTGTCGGCCATATCCTGGGGGTTATGCTGTTTTAG
- a CDS encoding pyruvate, water dikinase regulatory protein, whose amino-acid sequence MQQEIIYALSDSIGETAELVARATASQFDLGRFDIVRVPYINSVSQIEEVLEAAAGTGSVVCHTLVSPQLRAAVVELAKAHGVHTIDIMGPMIQAVQQATSLTPKLKPGLMHKLDQEYFRRVEAVEFAVKYDDGKNPWGIPKADIILIGVSRTSKTPLSMYLAHKRVKVANVPLVPEVPPPQELFQVPAHRIVGLVINPYKLNEIRAERLRTMGLGSDASYANIDRITEELEHAKSLMRKLQCPIIDVSNKAIEETANKILEIVQKGGPKGGHNEYHA is encoded by the coding sequence ATGCAACAGGAGATAATCTATGCCCTCTCCGATTCCATAGGCGAGACGGCCGAGCTGGTGGCCCGCGCTACTGCGAGCCAGTTCGACCTCGGCCGGTTCGATATTGTCCGCGTGCCCTATATCAATTCCGTGAGCCAGATCGAAGAGGTGCTTGAGGCTGCGGCCGGCACGGGAAGCGTCGTGTGCCATACCCTGGTGTCGCCCCAGCTGCGGGCGGCGGTGGTGGAGCTGGCGAAGGCGCACGGCGTCCATACCATCGACATCATGGGGCCGATGATTCAGGCGGTCCAGCAGGCGACTTCGCTCACGCCCAAACTGAAGCCCGGTCTGATGCACAAGCTCGACCAGGAGTATTTCCGGCGGGTGGAGGCGGTAGAGTTCGCCGTCAAGTACGACGACGGCAAGAATCCCTGGGGTATACCCAAGGCGGATATAATCCTCATCGGCGTGTCCCGTACTTCCAAGACGCCGCTGAGCATGTACCTGGCGCACAAGCGGGTCAAGGTGGCCAATGTGCCGCTGGTGCCGGAGGTGCCGCCGCCGCAGGAGCTTTTCCAGGTGCCTGCCCACCGCATCGTGGGGTTGGTGATCAACCCCTACAAGCTCAACGAGATCCGCGCCGAACGCCTGCGGACGATGGGCCTGGGTTCGGATGCCAGCTATGCCAATATCGACCGCATCACCGAGGAGCTCGAACACGCCAAAAGCCTGATGCGCAAGCTGCAGTGCCCGATTATCGACGTTTCCAACAAGGCCATCGAGGAGACGGCCAACAAGATCCTGGAAATCGTCCAGAAAGGCGGCCCCAAGGGAGGTCATAATGAGTATCATGCGTGA
- the glyS gene encoding glycine--tRNA ligase subunit beta codes for MAKDLLLEIGSEEIPAKFMPAVLAQLADIAKAKFAERRIACGEVQTFGTPRRLVLVVRGMAEQQADRNSENKGPAVKIAFDGSGAPTKAAQGFARGQGVDVKDLVVKDGYVFAAVHEAGQPVAGILPELLPEIVTAINFPKSMRWGDLDIRFARPIRWLVALFGRDVVPFTLAEVTAGSVSHGHRFLSKGPVKVASVDEYFVKMTDNHVMVDQNLRRQVIREQVEKLAVQQGGTAVIDEDLLEEVTYLVEYPTALCGRFEEKYLALPAEAVITPMREHQRYFPVFSADGKLLPVFITVRNGGQDYIDIVRHGNERVLKARLADARFFFEEDKKAPLADRVEKLKTIVFQEGLGTMYDKTVRLQKLAAGIAKAAGLPKAELPRIERGAHLAKADLVTGMVCEFTELQGVMGREYAKLGGEEPAVAEAVFEHYLPRFAGDDLPQTPAGRMVSIADKLDNIVSTFSRGLIPTGSQDPYALRRQALGIVNILIGARYHVSLRQLAAAAMDLLAIAGEERRAKLSEDIAEFFRLRLKNVLADEGVRYDMVDAVLAADTDDVYDAWLRAKALAEGGATEAMQRAVQALTRAGNLAKNAVSDAIDPALFAGDGEKALYAALEGAREEIAALAAARDYAGVLKVMAGLTDPIDAFFTQVMVMVDDVAVRNNRLALLKGITALTAKFADLSKIVAA; via the coding sequence ATGGCTAAGGATTTGCTCCTGGAGATTGGCAGCGAAGAGATCCCTGCCAAGTTTATGCCGGCCGTGCTCGCCCAGTTGGCCGATATCGCCAAGGCCAAGTTCGCCGAGCGCCGCATCGCGTGCGGCGAGGTGCAGACGTTCGGCACGCCCCGCCGCCTGGTGCTGGTGGTGCGGGGGATGGCCGAGCAGCAGGCCGACCGCAACAGCGAAAATAAAGGACCGGCCGTGAAGATCGCTTTCGACGGCAGCGGCGCGCCGACCAAGGCGGCCCAGGGTTTCGCCCGCGGCCAGGGCGTGGATGTCAAGGATCTCGTCGTCAAAGACGGGTATGTGTTCGCCGCCGTCCACGAGGCCGGCCAGCCGGTCGCCGGTATTTTGCCGGAACTGCTGCCGGAGATCGTCACCGCGATCAACTTCCCCAAGAGCATGCGCTGGGGAGACCTCGACATCAGGTTTGCGCGCCCCATCCGCTGGCTGGTGGCTCTCTTCGGCCGCGACGTCGTTCCCTTCACTCTCGCCGAGGTGACCGCCGGCAGCGTCAGCCACGGCCATCGCTTCCTTAGCAAGGGACCGGTCAAGGTGGCGTCGGTCGACGAGTATTTCGTCAAGATGACGGACAATCACGTCATGGTCGACCAGAATCTCCGCCGCCAGGTCATCCGCGAACAGGTCGAGAAACTCGCCGTGCAGCAGGGCGGGACGGCTGTCATCGATGAGGATCTCCTTGAAGAGGTTACCTATCTGGTGGAGTATCCGACCGCGCTGTGCGGGCGGTTCGAGGAGAAGTACCTCGCCCTGCCGGCTGAGGCGGTCATCACGCCGATGCGCGAGCATCAGCGCTATTTCCCGGTTTTCTCGGCCGATGGCAAGCTGCTGCCGGTATTCATCACCGTCCGCAACGGCGGCCAGGACTATATCGACATTGTCCGTCACGGCAATGAGCGGGTGCTGAAAGCCCGTCTGGCCGACGCGCGTTTCTTCTTCGAGGAGGATAAGAAGGCGCCGCTGGCCGACCGGGTGGAAAAACTCAAAACGATCGTTTTCCAGGAAGGCCTGGGAACGATGTACGATAAGACGGTACGCCTTCAGAAGCTGGCGGCCGGGATCGCCAAGGCGGCCGGTCTGCCGAAAGCGGAGCTGCCCAGGATCGAGCGCGGCGCCCACCTCGCCAAGGCCGACCTCGTCACCGGCATGGTGTGCGAGTTTACCGAGCTGCAGGGCGTGATGGGCCGCGAGTACGCAAAACTGGGCGGCGAGGAGCCGGCGGTGGCCGAAGCGGTGTTCGAGCATTATCTGCCACGGTTCGCGGGGGACGATCTGCCCCAGACGCCGGCCGGCCGCATGGTCAGCATCGCCGATAAACTGGACAATATCGTGTCCACGTTCAGCCGCGGCCTCATCCCCACCGGCTCCCAGGACCCGTACGCCCTTCGCCGTCAGGCTTTGGGCATCGTCAACATCCTGATCGGCGCCCGTTACCACGTTTCGCTGCGGCAGCTCGCCGCCGCCGCCATGGACCTGCTCGCCATCGCCGGCGAGGAGCGCCGCGCCAAGCTAAGCGAGGATATCGCCGAGTTTTTCCGGCTGCGCCTGAAAAACGTGCTGGCCGACGAAGGCGTGCGCTACGATATGGTCGACGCGGTGCTGGCGGCCGATACGGACGATGTGTACGACGCCTGGCTGCGGGCCAAGGCTCTCGCCGAGGGCGGCGCGACCGAGGCCATGCAGCGGGCCGTCCAGGCGCTGACCCGGGCCGGCAATCTGGCCAAGAACGCGGTGAGTGACGCTATCGATCCGGCCTTGTTCGCCGGCGACGGCGAGAAGGCGCTGTACGCGGCCCTGGAGGGCGCCCGCGAGGAGATCGCCGCGCTGGCCGCCGCCAGGGACTACGCCGGTGTGCTGAAGGTGATGGCCGGGTTGACCGACCCCATCGACGCCTTCTTCACCCAGGTGATGGTCATGGTCGACGATGTGGCTGTCCGCAACAACCGGCTGGCCCTGCTGAAGGGCATCACCGCGCTGACCGCCAAGTTCGCCGATCTCAGTAAGATAGTTGCCGCATAG